Proteins encoded by one window of Collimonas fungivorans:
- the oxlT gene encoding oxalate/formate MFS antiporter, producing the protein MDTSNAKRAPNRWIQLIIGIICMGLVANLQYAWTLFVNPMDAKHHWGQAAIQLSFSIFIVTETWLVPIEGWLVDKFGPRPVIAMGALFAGAGWVINSMATNLIELYAAAIIAGIGAGCVYGTCVGNALKWFPDRRGLAAGLTAAGFGAGAAVTVIPIANMIQSSGYERAFLFFGILQGVCIFLLALLMVRPVPPKGVVVSKKITMTKIDYTAGQMIKTPVFWLIYVLFVAVAAGGLMATAQLAPIAKDFGIAKLPMTMLGVTLPLLTMTLSIDNLCNGFTRPLCGFISDKIGRENTMFIVFIGEGLALLGLIEYGHNPYAFMLFAALVFLFWGEIFSIFPAICADTFGSKFAAGNAGTLYTAKGTAALLVPLTSVLSAGGAWNRVFLAASIITIGAGLVAKFILAPMRKRWVDKGVPAYSSGFDPHAAAAIKR; encoded by the coding sequence ATGGACACCAGTAACGCCAAGCGAGCTCCTAATCGTTGGATTCAACTGATTATCGGCATCATCTGCATGGGCTTGGTCGCCAATCTGCAATATGCCTGGACATTGTTCGTCAATCCCATGGACGCCAAACATCATTGGGGCCAGGCAGCTATTCAATTATCGTTTTCCATTTTCATCGTGACTGAAACCTGGTTGGTGCCGATCGAGGGCTGGCTGGTCGACAAATTCGGCCCGCGTCCGGTGATCGCCATGGGTGCGCTGTTTGCCGGCGCCGGCTGGGTGATCAATTCGATGGCGACCAACCTGATCGAACTGTATGCCGCCGCGATTATTGCAGGCATAGGGGCCGGCTGCGTGTACGGCACGTGCGTCGGCAATGCGCTGAAATGGTTTCCCGACCGGCGTGGCCTGGCGGCAGGCCTGACCGCCGCCGGCTTCGGCGCCGGCGCCGCGGTGACGGTGATCCCGATCGCCAACATGATCCAGTCGTCCGGCTACGAAAGGGCTTTCCTGTTCTTCGGCATCTTGCAAGGCGTGTGCATTTTCCTGCTGGCCTTGCTGATGGTAAGGCCGGTGCCGCCCAAGGGCGTGGTGGTATCGAAGAAGATCACCATGACAAAAATCGACTACACGGCGGGACAGATGATCAAGACGCCGGTGTTCTGGCTGATCTATGTGCTGTTCGTCGCCGTCGCCGCCGGCGGCCTGATGGCCACCGCGCAGCTGGCGCCGATCGCCAAGGATTTCGGCATCGCCAAGCTGCCGATGACGATGCTGGGCGTAACCTTGCCGTTGCTCACCATGACGCTTTCCATCGATAATCTTTGCAATGGTTTCACACGGCCGCTGTGTGGTTTCATCTCCGACAAGATCGGCCGCGAAAACACCATGTTCATTGTTTTCATAGGCGAAGGCCTGGCCTTGCTGGGATTGATAGAATACGGCCATAATCCGTATGCCTTCATGCTGTTTGCGGCTTTGGTGTTCCTGTTCTGGGGCGAGATATTTTCGATCTTTCCAGCGATCTGCGCCGACACCTTCGGCAGCAAGTTTGCCGCCGGCAATGCGGGCACGCTGTACACAGCGAAAGGCACCGCAGCCTTGCTGGTGCCGCTGACTTCGGTGCTGTCCGCAGGCGGCGCCTGGAACCGGGTATTCCTGGCCGCTTCCATCATCACCATCGGCGCCGGCCTGGTCGCCAAGTTCATACTGGCGCCGATGCGCAAGCGCTGGGTGGATAAGGGCGTGCCGGCCTATTCATCCGGGTTCGATCCGCATGCCGCGGCTGCGATCAAACGCTAG
- a CDS encoding NAD(P)H-quinone oxidoreductase, which yields MRAINITAFGGPEVLQLSEQPVPAFKAGELLIKVQAAGVNRPDVLQRAGHYPVPPGASALPGLEIAGEIVDGDFSDSGWRKGDLVCALVQGGAYAEYCTAPAALCLPVPAGWSVLEAASLPETFFTVWSNVFDRCHLAPGETLLVQGGTSGIGVAAIQIAAALGHRVFATAGSDEKCRACEVLGAERGINYRTEDFVEAVKTATQGKGVDVILDMVAGDYIQRELNCLADDGRLVFIAMLGGAKANVHFGQVLLRRLTITGSTLRPRPVAFKAAIASQLRAHVWPLLGGGKIKPVIFRTFPLEQAAQAHALMESNAHIGKIMLSL from the coding sequence ATGCGCGCCATCAACATCACCGCCTTCGGCGGACCAGAAGTCTTGCAGCTAAGCGAACAGCCGGTGCCCGCCTTCAAGGCCGGCGAGCTGCTGATCAAGGTGCAAGCCGCCGGCGTCAACCGTCCAGACGTATTGCAGCGCGCCGGCCACTATCCGGTGCCGCCCGGCGCTTCTGCCTTGCCCGGCCTGGAAATCGCAGGAGAAATTGTCGACGGCGACTTCAGCGATAGCGGATGGCGCAAAGGCGACCTGGTCTGCGCGCTGGTCCAAGGCGGCGCTTATGCCGAATACTGCACGGCGCCGGCGGCGCTGTGCCTGCCGGTGCCGGCCGGCTGGAGCGTGCTGGAAGCAGCGTCGTTGCCGGAAACCTTTTTTACCGTATGGAGCAATGTATTCGACCGCTGCCATCTGGCGCCCGGTGAAACCTTGCTGGTCCAGGGCGGCACTTCCGGCATCGGCGTCGCTGCGATCCAGATCGCCGCCGCGCTTGGGCACCGGGTATTCGCCACCGCCGGCTCCGACGAAAAATGCCGTGCCTGCGAAGTGCTGGGAGCGGAACGCGGCATCAATTACCGCACCGAAGATTTTGTCGAAGCAGTAAAAACCGCCACCCAAGGCAAAGGCGTGGATGTGATTCTCGACATGGTGGCGGGCGATTATATCCAGCGTGAACTGAACTGCCTGGCGGACGACGGCAGGCTGGTGTTCATCGCCATGCTTGGCGGCGCCAAGGCAAACGTCCATTTCGGCCAGGTCCTGCTGCGCCGGCTGACCATCACCGGATCAACCTTGCGGCCCAGGCCGGTGGCGTTCAAGGCCGCCATTGCCAGCCAGCTGCGGGCTCATGTCTGGCCATTGCTGGGGGGAGGGAAAATCAAGCCGGTCATTTTCCGGACCTTCCCGCTCGAACAGGCTGCGCAAGCCCATGCACTGATGGAAAGCAATGCGCATATCGGCAAAATCATGCTCTCGTTGTGA